Proteins encoded together in one Synechococcus sp. A15-62 window:
- a CDS encoding O-antigen ligase — translation MTSDRGGQAFRLGLFLLPSSALLSGICLFVACVSGSRGRDRPIWQARWTQPFLVAAVLMLVGALGAETGSLAWAGLGNWLPLFWAFWAFQPHLASEQQRRQAAWMLVAGTLPVLLTGLGQMFLGWQGPWQLGGGAIIWFVAPGGQPQGRLSALFDYANIAGAWLGVVWPLMLAAVLRPDGWWRRGAALVLTLSTVLAVVLTQSRNAMGALALSVPFVMGPMQWFWLLPLLLLLASPLLLVVLPGVPSGWRQLAMALVPEPILDRLLERGGPTAWKHTRLGQWGYALELVAARPWLGWGAAAFSVLYPIYAAKRWHGHSHNLPLELAISHGLPVMLLVVGTVLLLLVVALRRGILQKAPMERAWWTATLVLVAMHATDLPLFDSRLNILGWTLLAGLAAFNQEFGQTQQPRPDRDGPAASPEPGAP, via the coding sequence ATGACCTCTGATCGTGGCGGTCAGGCCTTCCGGCTTGGCCTGTTTCTGCTTCCCTCTAGTGCTCTGCTCTCGGGCATCTGCCTCTTTGTGGCTTGTGTCAGCGGCAGTCGGGGCCGGGATCGGCCTATCTGGCAGGCCCGCTGGACCCAACCGTTTCTGGTTGCGGCTGTGTTGATGCTGGTGGGTGCGCTGGGGGCGGAAACAGGGTCGCTGGCCTGGGCTGGGTTGGGCAATTGGTTGCCGTTGTTCTGGGCCTTCTGGGCTTTTCAGCCCCATCTGGCCAGCGAACAGCAGCGCCGTCAGGCCGCTTGGATGCTGGTGGCCGGCACCTTGCCGGTGCTGCTCACCGGCCTGGGGCAAATGTTTCTGGGTTGGCAGGGACCCTGGCAACTCGGAGGCGGCGCCATCATCTGGTTCGTCGCGCCCGGTGGTCAGCCGCAGGGGCGACTCTCGGCCCTGTTTGATTACGCCAACATCGCCGGTGCCTGGCTCGGGGTGGTTTGGCCGTTGATGCTGGCGGCTGTGCTGCGGCCTGATGGTTGGTGGCGGCGTGGTGCTGCTCTGGTGCTCACGCTTTCAACGGTTCTGGCCGTTGTGCTCACCCAGTCGCGCAATGCCATGGGAGCGCTGGCCTTGTCGGTTCCCTTTGTGATGGGGCCGATGCAGTGGTTTTGGTTGCTTCCCCTGCTGCTGCTCCTGGCCTCGCCGTTGTTGTTGGTGGTGCTCCCCGGTGTCCCGTCCGGATGGCGCCAACTGGCGATGGCCCTAGTACCCGAACCGATTCTTGATCGACTTCTGGAACGGGGAGGGCCCACCGCCTGGAAACACACCCGTCTGGGGCAGTGGGGGTATGCCTTGGAGTTGGTTGCGGCCCGCCCCTGGCTGGGCTGGGGGGCAGCCGCCTTCAGCGTGCTGTACCCGATTTATGCGGCCAAGCGTTGGCATGGCCATTCCCACAATCTCCCCCTGGAGTTGGCGATCAGCCACGGCCTTCCGGTGATGCTGTTGGTTGTCGGAACGGTGCTGCTGTTGCTGGTGGTGGCTCTGCGGCGCGGAATCCTGCAGAAAGCACCCATGGAACGGGCCTGGTGGACCGCCACGCTGGTGCTGGTGGCGATGCATGCCACCGACCTGCCGTTGTTCGACAGTCGCCTCAACATCCTGGGCTGGACGCTCTTGGCGGGTTTGGCTGCTTTTAATCAGGAGTTTGGGCAGACGCAACAGCCAAGGCCTGATCGTGATGGTCCCGCAGCATCGCCGGAGCCAGGGGCCCCCTGA
- the purU gene encoding formyltetrahydrofolate deformylase, protein MSDATVILQMICPDRPGLVSELAGWVAANGGSIRHADHHTDAGAGLFLSRIEWQLHGFGIPRDVLPEAVQTLGQRLGGEAQLHFSDEFPRVAIFASKQSHCLQDLLWRVQSGELPMQVPLVIANHPDLESLCASFDVPFVCVPVSRDTKAEAEQQVLELLEQNKVELAVLAKYMQVLSSDFLERFPQVINIHHSFLPAFKGAQPYHRAWDRGVKLIGATAHYVTEDLDDGPIIEQTTVPVSHRDEVEDLIRKGRDTERLALARALRLHLRRQVMVYRGRTAVFA, encoded by the coding sequence GTGAGTGACGCCACGGTCATCCTCCAGATGATCTGCCCTGATCGTCCGGGCCTGGTCAGCGAACTGGCGGGTTGGGTGGCAGCCAATGGCGGCAGCATTCGTCATGCCGATCACCACACGGACGCGGGAGCAGGGTTGTTTCTCAGCCGGATTGAGTGGCAGCTCCATGGATTCGGCATACCCCGGGATGTGCTTCCTGAAGCGGTTCAGACCCTGGGACAGCGGCTGGGTGGGGAAGCGCAGCTCCATTTCTCAGATGAATTCCCCCGCGTAGCGATCTTTGCAAGCAAGCAGAGCCACTGCCTGCAGGACTTGCTCTGGCGGGTTCAAAGCGGGGAGCTGCCGATGCAGGTTCCCCTGGTGATCGCCAACCATCCGGATCTGGAATCACTGTGTGCGTCGTTTGATGTCCCTTTCGTTTGTGTGCCGGTCAGTCGTGACACCAAGGCGGAAGCGGAGCAGCAGGTTTTGGAGCTGCTTGAACAGAACAAAGTTGAACTGGCGGTGCTGGCCAAATACATGCAGGTGCTGAGCAGTGATTTCCTCGAGCGTTTCCCCCAGGTGATCAACATTCACCATTCCTTTCTGCCTGCGTTCAAGGGGGCTCAGCCGTACCACCGGGCCTGGGACCGTGGGGTCAAGCTCATCGGCGCAACAGCTCACTACGTCACCGAAGATCTGGATGACGGCCCAATCATTGAGCAAACCACCGTTCCCGTCAGCCATCGGGACGAAGTGGAGGATCTGATCCGCAAGGGCCGTGACACGGAACGCCTTGCCTTGGCGCGGGCCCTTCGTCTGCATCTGCGCCGTCAGGTGATGGTCTATCGCGGGCGTACGGCTGTTTTTGCATGA
- the psbQ gene encoding photosystem II protein PsbQ, giving the protein MLKALSRLAAFCLCVAISLGLMAPAAVNAAGISPDDLGVIRRQTAAFEEAKSRLPDLARLVSEKDWVFTRNLLHGPMQEVSREMSYINQRLDKSERKEATKVARSLKEALANLDEAARLQDFSRLQKSYSLVAAGFDAYSDLLPAEAFN; this is encoded by the coding sequence ATGCTGAAGGCTCTGAGCCGCCTAGCCGCGTTCTGCCTCTGCGTCGCTATAAGCCTGGGTCTAATGGCCCCGGCTGCCGTAAACGCTGCCGGCATCAGTCCTGACGATCTGGGCGTAATCCGCCGCCAGACCGCAGCCTTTGAAGAAGCAAAATCCCGTCTTCCTGATCTGGCCCGGCTGGTGAGTGAAAAGGATTGGGTGTTCACCCGCAATCTCCTGCATGGCCCCATGCAGGAAGTGAGCCGGGAAATGTCGTACATCAATCAGCGCCTCGATAAGAGTGAGCGCAAGGAAGCCACCAAGGTGGCCCGCTCCTTGAAAGAAGCTCTGGCCAATCTGGATGAAGCGGCCCGCCTGCAGGACTTCAGCCGCCTGCAGAAGTCCTACAGCCTCGTAGCTGCCGGATTTGACGCTTACAGCGACCTCCTCCCGGCTGAGGCCTTCAACTGA